A window of the Roseburia sp. 831b genome harbors these coding sequences:
- a CDS encoding phage holin family protein, translated as MEKLFNHISIYVGIVGGVIAGFLGGWDMLLKTLVFMACADYSTGVIRGIYTKTLSSEIGFKGLLKKIVMFIVIAVAYEIQLLLKNTIPLREVVSTFYICNEALSILENAAMFIPIPQKLKDVLLQLRDSGSVENEEDGQNE; from the coding sequence ATGGAAAAACTTTTTAATCACATCAGTATTTATGTAGGAATCGTCGGCGGAGTCATTGCAGGCTTTCTCGGTGGCTGGGACATGCTATTAAAAACCCTTGTGTTTATGGCATGTGCAGACTATTCAACAGGGGTAATCCGTGGAATTTACACGAAAACGTTAAGTTCTGAAATCGGGTTCAAAGGACTGTTGAAAAAAATCGTGATGTTTATCGTGATTGCGGTTGCTTATGAGATTCAGCTTTTGTTAAAAAATACTATTCCATTAAGGGAAGTTGTGAGCACATTTTATATTTGCAATGAGGCATTGAGCATTTTGGAAAATGCTGCAATGTTTATTCCAATTCCACAAAAATTAAAAGATGTCCTTTTACAGTTGCGGGACAGTGGGAGTGTCGAAAATGAGGAGGACGGACAAAATGAATAA
- a CDS encoding BppU family phage baseplate upper protein has translation MSDINISNTDIVLDLYNNNFVEVTSKQYDKSTRTISALISEYGKVIQIPNGVTAQVRMKKPDGKGIIKDCTISNNKIVIVEDEQMLLFAGRHKVDVVLFTDTQRVSTLSFILVVESAAVSDEDVLSSNEYSALDKALKDCRDTVADINRRLEAGEFNGGPPGTRGSQWTQGTSITGTDTSPTVFNASGISDALVNDCYFNTATGNTYRCVSAGDASQAKWVYTGCLKSISNSSAITEEGQYSIDAVQANPSIEGTLANKQERINESLTQLNTNLALKQDASTAINTSNIGSQSVNYATSAGNAGTVGGYSIADIQTDAQSRADAKQEKLIMELYTASTDGNYAIVNKSGYTLISAHTVRDDSGYFVKGINKRNDGRYTLIIDGLTSSATMSFWLTWAKE, from the coding sequence ATGAGCGATATTAATATTTCAAATACGGATATCGTGCTTGATTTGTACAATAACAACTTCGTAGAGGTCACTTCGAAGCAGTACGATAAGTCAACCAGGACAATATCAGCCCTTATATCAGAGTATGGAAAAGTGATTCAAATTCCAAACGGTGTCACGGCACAGGTTCGAATGAAGAAACCGGATGGAAAAGGAATCATCAAAGATTGTACAATTTCAAACAACAAGATTGTCATTGTGGAAGACGAGCAGATGCTTTTATTCGCTGGAAGGCACAAAGTGGATGTAGTACTTTTTACTGACACACAGAGAGTATCAACACTATCATTTATTTTAGTTGTCGAAAGCGCTGCAGTGTCAGATGAGGATGTTTTATCGTCGAACGAGTACAGTGCATTGGATAAGGCATTGAAAGATTGCAGAGATACAGTCGCAGACATTAACAGAAGACTTGAGGCAGGGGAATTTAATGGAGGTCCGCCAGGAACACGAGGAAGCCAGTGGACGCAGGGAACTTCAATCACAGGAACTGACACTTCACCGACTGTATTTAATGCTTCTGGAATCTCCGATGCACTTGTCAATGATTGCTATTTCAACACGGCGACCGGGAACACTTACAGATGTGTAAGTGCCGGTGATGCCAGCCAAGCGAAATGGGTGTATACGGGATGCCTGAAGAGCATCAGTAACAGTAGTGCGATAACGGAAGAGGGGCAGTATTCAATCGATGCTGTACAGGCAAATCCGAGTATAGAAGGCACACTTGCAAATAAGCAGGAGAGGATAAACGAAAGTTTAACGCAATTAAACACCAATTTAGCATTAAAGCAAGATGCTTCTACCGCTATAAACACAAGTAATATTGGTTCTCAATCTGTTAATTATGCTACATCTGCTGGAAATGCTGGAACTGTTGGTGGATACAGCATTGCAGACATTCAAACAGATGCACAGTCAAGAGCTGACGCTAAACAAGAAAAACTTATAATGGAGCTATACACTGCATCTACTGATGGAAATTACGCTATAGTAAATAAGTCAGGCTATACTTTAATTAGTGCTCACACTGTCCGTGACGATTCAGGCTACTTTGTTAAAGGTATAAATAAGCGTAATGACGGTAGATATACACTCATTATTGATGGACTTACAAGTAGTGCAACAATGAGTTTTTGGCTCACATGGGCTAAAGAATAA
- a CDS encoding GH25 family lysozyme, with protein sequence MRKGIDVAKWQGAIDWLKVKAAGITFAILKVTNKSNQVEGAFEQNYAGASAAGLIIGVYRYVYAKTIEAAVAEANAIVAVLSGRKVPYRVWLDMEDASIRGVGREMLTQIIRAEANVLINAGYSVGIYCNKDWYDNVLNVAELQDFPFWIARYGSNNGQMPADEYSPVNLNGVKAWQYTSTGSVDGVNGNVDLDVSFEDLTVGGAAPDASDVPTYEVGKTYTLQVELKVRTGAGTKYPAKTRSQISADAKNHDADKDGAPDKGTVVTCKEVARVGNDIWIRTPSGWMAAYYQGNVYIK encoded by the coding sequence ATGAGAAAAGGAATTGATGTAGCAAAATGGCAGGGTGCGATTGACTGGTTGAAAGTCAAGGCAGCAGGTATTACATTTGCAATTTTAAAAGTGACGAACAAGAGCAACCAGGTAGAGGGTGCATTCGAACAGAACTATGCCGGAGCATCCGCAGCCGGATTAATCATCGGCGTGTATCGTTACGTCTATGCAAAGACCATTGAAGCGGCTGTGGCAGAAGCGAACGCAATCGTAGCTGTACTAAGCGGTCGTAAAGTGCCGTATCGAGTATGGCTTGACATGGAAGATGCTTCGATTCGTGGTGTCGGTCGTGAAATGTTAACGCAGATTATCCGAGCCGAAGCGAATGTACTTATTAATGCCGGGTACTCGGTTGGAATCTATTGTAATAAAGACTGGTACGACAATGTATTAAATGTGGCGGAGCTGCAGGACTTCCCGTTCTGGATTGCTCGGTATGGTTCAAATAATGGTCAGATGCCGGCAGACGAGTACAGCCCAGTTAATCTCAATGGTGTGAAAGCATGGCAGTATACTTCGACTGGTTCCGTAGATGGTGTAAATGGAAATGTGGATTTGGACGTGTCCTTTGAAGATTTGACGGTTGGCGGTGCTGCACCAGATGCATCCGATGTACCGACTTATGAAGTGGGAAAGACATACACGTTACAGGTTGAATTGAAAGTCAGAACCGGCGCTGGGACAAAGTATCCAGCAAAGACACGTAGCCAGATTTCAGCAGATGCGAAAAACCATGATGCGGACAAGGACGGTGCGCCGGACAAAGGAACGGTTGTCACTTGTAAAGAAGTGGCTCGTGTTGGCAATGACATCTGGATTAGAACACCTTCCGGCTGGATGGCTGCATACTACCAGGGAAATGTTTACATAAAATAA